From Cucumis melo cultivar AY chromosome 3, USDA_Cmelo_AY_1.0, whole genome shotgun sequence:
TATGAACTTAAAAATAAACCACATTTTATAATGATTTCACTTCACTATAAGCTTCAAATTGCTAATTAATACAGatgttttctttattaatattcttttagactttcaaaaaaatacttataaaatcttctaGAATCGACATTTAGGTAATTAAAACAATTTTAAGGAAGTAATTCAATAGATTTTCCCCAAAGCAAcacaaataataatagaataaaTAAAGCAATTGAAATAAGATGCACATCTTGAACTAAATTAAGTGtatatcaattattttttaagaattaCATCAATGATAAACTCTATTTAATTAGCAGTAGCAGTAGTTTAACATGCCTTTCGAGAGTTAAACTAAATTTAGTTATATTCACAAATCTTTTGTATATAATACTATATGCTAATACTTTAATTATATGATTTATATATTATCAAGTGTTATTATTGATTCACTTGACTAACAAAATTTAATCGGTTTAAAATGTTTGATTGTAAAAAATTTAGAACAAAATTTAATCGGTTTAAAATGTTTGATTGTAAAAAATTTAGTTTCATACTCATATTCGAGCACatttgtaacttttttttatttttgtaaaaaagaaaacaattaagAGACCTTAGCTATAAACAAATTCATTAAATTCCACCATACATATGATACAaacaccatttttttttctccttaccACTGTTGTTTAGTAAGGAGAAGAGGGCATCATAAAAATCGTCAAAATATAAGCATTGAAGGggaagaaaagaaagcaaaatgaaaaagaattataaaatcATGTTGGGTGTAGAAGAGCAGCCTGTGTTTGAGCAGCCATTGAAAGTTCAAATTGCCTAAAAGAAATGGAAGGAAAAGAATGAAGAAACTCAGAAGGAACAAAGTGATTGAGATTATTAATATCCCAATTATTAGGGTTAATATTAGGATTAGCGTTAGGGTTTGTAGTTGTAGAGCCATCCAATCCAATATGTGTCACATGCTTCACATCTGTTGGATATCCAATCTCCATTTCCACTTCCTCtatttcttcatcttttctCAGAACTAGGAATTTTTTCCACAAAGAGAGATCAAAATTCAGTTTTCCACTTCTTTTCCCTTTAGAATATAtgtttttgaattaaaaaaaaaaagtataaagaAAACGAAGAACAAAAGAGATATCCAAGCATAATATGAGTGGATAGCATAATATGAGTGGATCTAAACACATATCTAATTCTGGAGAGGAGTAAAGTGTATTTTAATTATCTTCGAGAATGATTAtgacaaaaattaaaaaatcgaGATATATTACTGATATATCGTTAAAATGGAGTTTCGGATAGAAATAATGCAGACGAGCATCTTTTTTCacgaaaaattagaaaaaatctCATATATCAGTCAAATTATGGATATTATGTGAATTTTCAActagtaaataaaaaaatatcgatttttttttatttttcaaaatacatCATTGTCCACCTTAAATTTTCAACTAAAATTGCGAatcaatatttttcaaaattcaacgTATTCCAATTTATTAAATTGGAGACTTACCTTTATTACATTCCAAAATCGACACAAATGGCAACCTATTCCAAAAAATCAATATTacatttaatttctaaaatttaatttcGATCCATTCCAAATTCTTCTCTCAATTTCTAATCAAAGTTTTATCttattaaaatgatttttttaaaaaaattcataacaTTTATCCTAAACATGATTTCAACACGTTCCTTTCAATTTTacatcattttaaaatttaattaaggtgatttttcctttcttcacgatccaaattttcattttttagaaaaacaaattgataaaatatcttacattaaaattttacctcttttaaaatattttctttagaTTTTCACGTCACTTTGccattaaaatttttatttccAAGAAAAGCAATAATTTCAAACAATGACAGATATTAGTTTTTCACCTTTTTCAAAATCTTTTCATTGAATTTTCACATCACTGTACCAATtcaaatttatcaaaatttacAAACATCAAATTATGTTAGAAATTTTTACCATAATGTGACTTGGGACCAAATAAATTGTGGCTAGCTAGTACTTCATAGCTTATCCTTTTACTTTTGAATCTTCTAATTGACCTTTATTTTGTATGCCTAGagtttattaatgaaatattcaattcataataaaattttggtcttgattattatctataattttattATCGATCATGTTTGACTTCTAATTATTGTTTAATGCCTAAAGTCATAATTTATTACTTCAATAAACTAGTTCTAAAATTTcacaatatttttataaatttccATAATATCCATGAATTTCCTAAAAATGTCGTCGATATAGAAATATCTGTCggatatatttgtaaatttcaAGTACAGAAAATACATATTTTGATTCTTGAATGTAAACTAGGCCGGACCTAATAAGATTCTTCCCTTCCTTTCAggcaaaattaaaatatatgtatatatacgtATAAAGAATTTCATTTGAAAATTGTCACGTGTCAATTTTTTATTGGTCAACTCTGTTAGGAAGCGTCCAAATTTTTGTTCTCTGAGCGATGAGAGggaaataaaaaagattggtggatTTATTATTCAAATTATATTGATTTGTTCATGTGATTATTTGTGTAAAGgtgtttctttttcttattctgtagttattatttatttgaagggttgttcttcttttttttcagaATGTTAGGTAAAATTAGTTGGTGGGTCTGAgttatttttgtataattacttttgatttattttcaCAATTGGAAAGGGTTATTTGATTTAAAACAGAAATGGCAGGCCAGCTACTTTTTTCTTCTCTAGAAGTACTGATCCAAACTCCTTTGCATCGTATATTCTTTTAAGGcaaataataatatcattaaaagaagtttactttttatttaattcttcgATTTTATAAGTCTTTCATTAATTTTAATCGTAAAATATCAAGTTTTTCAAGAAACCATTGggtaaagaaatatttaattagaaAATATTATTAGGAGCCAAGGGTTTTACTAAAAGAAATAACTAAATGTATATTTGAGTGTGATTTTTAGATagtcaaaataataattttcaagCCAAAATTACTTTCCTTCAATATAGACGTGAACTAAAATTGACTTTTCCAAAattctaaaattattttaaattgattttagaaaaaattaatataatttaaaattgattttggaGAAATAGTTGATAGTTCATTTTTATTAGGTGATTGATTGGAAATTAGTCAAAGCGAAAAATGATTATCTAATTCATTTTCGCAAAATAATGTTGGTTAGTTATTATTAAGATTTTTATTTACTTCTAAACATTGTAACAAAATCTGAGAGCCATTAACTCGTTCAATtgttaataaaacaaaaaattatatgtgttttcatttttctttaaatatctatTATAAACTTTTATTTTACTCAAAATGTCAAAACCATGCatataaaaaattaacaataaaataagTAGTAATAGATATTTAACTTaattatttagttaaataattatttgttaATAGAAAATACAATTTTGAGTAATTGAATAATTCAAAATAATCACTATTGGAACTAAACATAATAACTAAAAATTAATTCCAAATACAAGAAAATCTTTTTTAAGTGTTTGGTACAAAACTCAAATTTGATcgcttaaaaatcaaaattaaaaattaattttatctaaatctttttttctaaaattactaACTCAACTATTACTCTAACTTTAAAGTATCTATTATAACTATTTGATCTAGAAAAACCAATCCAATCTTGGTtactaaatcaaaaaaattagattttaaaaaaggatattttaaaaagtagcaaaatattaaaacaatttataaaatatatagcaAAACTCATCTAACTCTTCGGTGTATTTaagttttcttttgttattttttgtaaatagttttatttatttatttatttatttatttatttttactatttgtaaccatttctcttttttaaaattaatttttttttattttcagaATTGAAAGGTTTTCTcgatgaaaattttgattttggaaatTGTTAGAAAATTGACCAGGATAACAACACgaaatatttcatttaattatcaaaattaaaaaataaaaggtaaACTAAGACAAAAAATTTATGCAACCGACATGTACCAGTACCACCTCTGttcatttgtttttttgaaTTGTGGCAATATAAGagcttcaaaatttcaatagtatgaaaaatgaaattttaggTGATTTTCCGTTGATCAATAAATGAAAAGCCACTTTTTCaattaaaaagtaattttagaTATCAAAATAACTCCCAAACGCAAACATTCTCGTAGCTTAGTTCAACTGACAcctatatatatttatagacAAAAGGTTCCAAGTTTAAATTTTTTCCCTTGCATTTATTACAAAATAATTCTCAAACGCAACCATTCTCGTAGTCAACCATTTTTATTgagtgaaaataaaatattcttaaaataatattatgtTGAGTGGgtggtttattattattattagtaggTAGAGTTAGTTGAGTTTTAAAAGTTAAGTTAGATAAAATAAGGTACATTTTTAACTTCCAAAAAGTTTAACATAATAagaacataatttttaaaatattaggtCATCATCAGtgaaccaaattttaaaaaggtCACTATTATTCAATTTCAATAATGTTTTTTAGTGGAGATATATTATTAAAACACTGTAATGCTTTAAAAGTATATTGAGAATTTTGAGACATTAGATAACAAAGTTTTAAAATGGCCAAATAATGATCGAAGCTAAGCTTCTCTGAATATCctaatttgaaaatatatattattataaacttgcaaaattttcataaatcacATATGCCATTATGAATGAAGGATCACATggtatgtttaattaattgaagataAAACCTACAATTATTCATAAGCAAGAGAAAGTCGAAGATATAATTaatgaaagaaataatagttgatcaaacaaaagaaattaatttaaaaacttaCCAAATAATTGGGAGAAAGTTTTGAGGCTTCTAACCAACTTATGAACTCCATTTGATATGTTAGGCAAAACAAATAAGAACCCAGAAGGGTTTTTCATTTTCACTTCTGAAGTTTTATTTTCACTTTCTTCTCTTCCTAAAATAAAAGCAAATAAATAACCCAACACACTGGTTTTATTCAATAAAACAGGAAAAATgagaagaaattaaagaaacgCAAAAACAAAATATCTTACTTGCTACACTTGTGTTTACTTCTGGACCACCTTCAAGATCCCGGATTCGAGTCGTGGAAACCAAGGTGCTTGTTGCGACACTAGAGCGAGAAGCACAACCCGAGAAGAACGGAAGAGTGACAAATTTTTGAATGGCTCTCATGTTTTTggagaagaggaaaagtagaatgTGATTAAATGAATAATGTTGAGAAGGAAATGATGATTAAAGAAGGTAATTGTGTTTTGTAATTAAGGGTATGAAAAGTAAGcaaaacataagaaaaaaaataagaaaaaatatatatataaaagagcgAGAGAGTTTGTTATGTGAACAAAAGCTAAGGTGGCTTTAGAAGCAAGACAGAATGATTTTACATATGGAACAAAACCAAGACCTACTTCAGAATGGTTTGGTGCTTTGAAGACAGAGAAGCAAAGAGAATCTTCAATTATGGGAGTGGGTATTAGTTAAAAAGTTAGTTCAACAGTGCAATTCAACCTAATAttacatattttctttttctctctattAAAATTTGATTGGAGGTGTAGTATTATTGTAGGGTTTAGGGTTGGGCCTATTGGGCTAAGATATGTAAACATCAAAGTTGAGAGGTTTTAATTAAACTTTGAGTCTCTTGAAGATGAAGGCAACCAATGGATTTCACTTGCTTCAATTCATATTTGATTGTGAAAGAAAGATATATGGTTATTCCCTTAATCTTGACTCAATCATATACTAACAAACATTGAATCAATATCAGAGTGAAGAGAAAGGAATTTCTGCTTTAGTCCTTTGTTTCAAATATTAAGTGAGGTTTAAGTTTTCAATTGTGGGTCACTCTTTGGATTTACATTTTGGTTTTTTCCGTCTCTAAAAAAATACTTACAAAATTCTTTTgtaagtataaatatttatcTCTAATCCAAGTTATTTGCATTATTAGAAAAAACGTGGAAATTAAAagattaatattaaaaaaaaaagttaaaagcaTATCCATGAGAAAAATATGTATCTTATCTAAAATGTCACATCACATTGCATTATTTAGCTTATCATGTACTAGagtaaatatttaaaagaattcAAAAGTTGAAATTTACTCCATACTTCCATCAAATCTACAATCaattaagaaaattttcataactCATGTGCATACTTTTTCAAAGTCATATCTATAAATGATAGGATGTTCATGAACTAAAATGGACATCTTGGAGTatcaaaaaattgaaataaaaataataataatagtaaggGAAAAACATATTCAAATCTTTTGATGTAGATATTTGACACCAACCCCAAGTATTCATACCATTTTGACATTAATCATAAAACCAAAAGTGTTGTCTTGTatgcaaaagaaaaagataaatatattaACCCCGTGACAAAGAGATTGATGATGTGGAGACCACTTCTAGCTCGCCAAAAAACGAGACACATGTTTTGATCCACCCTTGCAATTAAATTTCCAGGTTTCTGTTACTCCTTTCTCTAACAAGTTTGTTATTGCTACAAAAGTTGAACAGAAGGAAAAGATGATATCCATCTAGTTCTAAGGTGAGAAGAGCCCTTATGGAAAGGGAATAAAAGTTTGGGTTGAGGTTATCAAAGAGGAGAAGAAGTAGAAGTCAAACATTAGGACATTTTGTCAGGTAATCTCCCTATAAagcatgatgaaccaaataCACATCATACATGTCCCTATTTATTTTGAACTTCGATCTCACATCCTACATCATTCTGACATCTTAGTGCCATTAGTTGACTATTATACAGTTAGATCATTAGAGCTAATGGTCTAACTTTCTTTTTGATTTTTATGTGATTAATTTGAGTGTTGACTCTTCTTCTTATTTGTCTATGCTACTAGGTAGATCATTCTCAAACAAACTGCTTGTGCTTTAATCAATGTTGATAAAGGTTTTCTAACTCTTTGGCCCAAAGGAAAAgttgaaacttttttttttctttttatttctaatACTTCTTCAACTACTATTCATTTGTTATCCggttgtttactttttttttcaagatagTAGCTCACCTCCTAAGTTGGGGGTGGAGATTGATAGCTTGGTTGTAGTTGATGAAGCCAAGTATGGTCAAGCATAGCGACCTTCAAAAACTGTGCTACTTAAAGGCATCCATGATTTTTTATTGCTTTCTAGTTTAGgttcatttttagtttttttttcctttatatttgaattaattcTTCCTATCTTTTATGGTTTTAGGATTGTGTAGAGATTGTGTAGAGATTGTGTAGAGATTTATTTCTAGTGCAGCTAGGCTTCCGCCATCCTTGTGCCAAAATTCTAGGAAGTTCTATGTTTTCCCCTCGTTTTTATGTTTATGTTCTGGTTGAAGCCCTTGAGCATATAAGCTCGAGCTGTTACGCTTTTATGCATGTATTATTGTTTATGAAGGGaatcaaatttatataaaagCGTGTGGTCATCGTgcaatatgaaaaataatttttctttaacaAAATTAGTATATTAATCACACATCATAATGGATAAACAAATATACAACCTTAACATGGGTACTAATGAGATTGGAGATAGAGAGAAGTTCAACTTACCCTCAAACACTCCACCTTTCACGATTTTTTCTTCGAATCTCAAACAATCACGATTCGCATCACAATGCCAAACTTCTCAATGAATCTTAAGGAACACACCACAtgatttttccatttttctcttgGATTTCTTAAAGAATTAGATGTGTGGACTCAATTCTTTAAAATAGGGAGTGATTTAGAAAATGAATGTGGAGAGTTATTTTAGAGAGGAATGCGTGGATAATTTATCATGTGGAGGCTAAACTTAAAAGGCTACAAAGAATTAATTGTCTCTACgattaatttttcttaaatgaaTGCATACCCTTAAATTGTGTATAATGACCTATATATAGGCCATTGATGCGTGAAATCGTAAAGCAGACATTGTATCAAGTTATAATATAGTAAATAGCTTAAGAGGATGAGTATTGTCCTTAGGGATCAAAAGAATAATTGTGTCTAGCTATTCTTAAATTGTACTTAATTTTAGCTAAGTAAATCAAGTTTGAATGATTTATGCATACCAACAAATTGAAAATACGAAGTTTTGGATTTCAAAGTAAAAAATGTTATAGGGGTTTTgattttcttgaaaatttcattaagttatatttaaattattcatGGATCATTGCACAAACATTATGCTTAATTAAGTCTTGattattttcttcaaaaaaaagatcttttctcaAGTAACCTCAAATGACAACTAACATCTTGAGATTAAACTAAGATATATGCCATTACGATTAGTCATCAACAACTTTTACTATTTTCCTATCTATTCACATGAAAGTTCTATAGCTATTCACATGAAAGGTCTATAAACTAACACATGTCCGTGTCTTAAGTGTTGAGAAGTCCCAAATATATAGAGGAGGCAAATTTTGGGCTATAAGAACTTTCCAAAAATACAAATTTTGCAAAATAGGAAACTTGGTACTGCAAGGCCCTAGGGAAACTTGCCCTGAAATTAgggtttctctttcttttttttttccctctacttttatgtttggttttaaCTTGGTTTGATCATTGTTACTTTTATgctcatttttcttaaaatgtcCTGAAAAGCTAataacttatagaaatacaagttattgtagtcTTTTAGGGTAGAATAATGAAGCCTTAATGTATAAGTTAGGAAAAAAAAACGCGtagaaaaatagagaaattgaTTATGTTGCGCGTTATAAGTTACAAAAG
This genomic window contains:
- the LOC103502241 gene encoding CRIB domain-containing protein RIC4-like encodes the protein MRAIQKFVTLPFFSGCASRSSVATSTLVSTTRIRDLEGGPEVNTSVARREESENKTSEVKMKNPSGFLFVLPNISNGVHKLVRSLKTFSQLFVLRKDEEIEEVEMEIGYPTDVKHVTHIGLDGSTTTNPNANPNINPNNWDINNLNHFVPSEFLHSFPSISFRQFELSMAAQTQAALLHPT